The genomic interval GAGAGTTAGAGCAATTGAGTGGACGAACTTGTCGGATATGCAGCGATGAGGTTGGGCTTACAGTGGAGGGAGAGTTGTTCGTGGCATGCAACGAGTGTGCCTTCCCGATTTGCAAGACTTGTTATGAGTATGAGCGTCGAGAAGGCAGCCAAGTTTGCCCCCAATGTAAAACTCGCTTCAAACGTCTCAAAGGTAATTTCTGAACctctttatttgtttcttcctaCTTCgatttgttatttatatatcttgATGGAGAGGAGGGAGTGTATCCATTTAAAAGAACTAAAATTAGAGAATATTTATCAATTCATGAAATCAAGTAATATACTCGATACTTATCTTGAGTAGACTATGAATCGTGGACTTCATGAGAGGGTGAATGAATGATGATGCATGTAGGGTGTGCGAGAGTGGATGGtgacgaagaagaagacgacattGACGATGTGGAGAACGAGCTCAACTTTGAAGGAGCCATGCGGCATAGAGGAGGTCAGGAAAGGTCGTTATTGGAGTCCCATTTGGCCCCTCAAGTTTCTCTCCTCACCGACGGGCATATGGTAATGACTACTATTGCTATTGCCTCCTGgcctcttttttctctcttagcCATCTAGTTTCTCACTCATTTTCGGGTTCTGGGTTGGTTCAAACATACGCAGAATTCTAATCTAACAGAGagtattaatattaataacctACGTATCAGGCTGATGATGATATCCCCCAAGACCAACTTGCATTGGTCCCTTCCTTGGCGGAGGCTGGTGATGGAAGCAAAAGGATTCACCCACTTCCTCTGCCATATCCTAGCCTTGCAGGTGAGGAGGTGATTTTCTTTGCTTTGAGTTCCTTAATTTCCATCTCAAGGGTGAAACCAAGAAGTATTGTTTCTATGACAAttacgcgcacacacacacacacacacacacactataatccctccaattgttttaatttgtaGTGCAACCTCGACCCTTGGATCCTTCCAAGGATTTGGCTGCTTATGGCTATGGGAGCATTGCTTGGAAGGAGAGAATGAAAAATTGGAAGCGCAGACAAGAAAAGCTACAGATTACGAATGATAAAGATCCTGGTAGTGATAATGAGGATGGAATGAATCTACCATTGTAAGATCCCCCACTTTTTCGAATGCATGTGAACATATATACAAGATATGAGTATTGAGTTGCAATACCACATGCATCAGCACAACGTACTAGCTAGTGTTATGCTAAATATTTCTCATATAGAAGGATGGTTGACTTTCcatgattctctctctctagcatTTTCAGTTCTGAGTCGTACCAAGTATGACTTCAGATGGTTATTTTCCTTGTCCATGGTCGTTACTGCATCCTGTAAAGATTGCTCCTCATCTTGGAATAACATCATTACTCTTTTACCAGGACTGATGCAAGACAACCATTGTCAAGAAAGTTACCTGTTCCTTCAAGCCAAATCAACCCTTATAGAGTGATCATTATCATACGGCTTCTTGTTCTTGGGTTTTTCTTCCACTACCGAGTAACGCACCCAGTGAAAGATGCTTATGCCTTGTGGCTTATATCTGTGGTATGTGAGCTTTGGTTTGCTCTTTCATGGATTCTAGATCAATTCCCAAAATGGCTTCCAATAGATAGAGAAACTTACCTAGATAGGCTATCCTTGAGGTCAGTTTTTTTGACCGAAAACTCCATTTCTTCATGTTACTTCTTGCAGTTTAAAATCCTCAACCGTTTAGTTGTTTCCTAGGTATGAGAAAGCAGGCAAACCCTCTCAATTATCTGCGATTGATATCTTTGTGAGCACAGTTGACCCGTTAAAGGAGCCTCCTTTGGTGACTGCAAATACAGTTCTTTCCATACTCGCAGTAGATTACCCAGTTGAGAAGGTTTCATGTTATGTGTCCGATGATGGTGCTGCTATGCTGACATTTGAAGCATTGTCAGAAACATCCGAATTTGCTAAGAGGTGGGTGCCTTTTTGCAAGAAATTTAACACAGAGCCACGAGCACCAGAGTGGTATTTTGGTCAGAAGATAAATTATCTGAAAGACAAGGTATCACCTTCATTTGTGAAGGAGCGGAGAGCAATGAAGGTATGAAGTCACAAAATTGtcaattattcataaaattatGCAAGACTTTCTAATAAATTGTGGAAGTGTGTTATTGGGTGGTCATGACATATTTCATTGTTTGGGATTCAGAGAGAGTACGAGCTGTTCAAAGTTCGAATAAATGCTTTGGTTGCAAGGGCACGAAAGGTCCCCGAACGGGGCTGGACGATGCAAGATGGAACTCCATGGGCTGGGAATAATGTTCGAGATCATCCTGGCATGATTCAGGCATTCCCAAATCTTGATGTTTATTGTTCTGTTTCCTTACAAATTCTAGCATTAATTTGTATTTCTGTGATCTTTTACAGGTCTTTCTTGGCCAAGATGAGGGGTATGACATACATGGAAATGAACTACCACACTTGGTATATGTTTCTAGAGAAAAGATACCCGGATTCAATCACCACAAGAAGGCTGGGGCAATGAACTCCTTGGTAAGCAACAAGCCTAATTCCACTATGCATTCTAGAAACCCTCTCaggatatatataatatatgtggaTGAACAAAACTAAAAACCATCTTAATCCTCATAAATCCGTATAATTGGTCACTTACAATTAGGGGACTTTGGTGGCACAAGCTTTAAGCACACAACCCCAATAATTCGATAATGTCATCTGATTGTCTATTTATAAGTAACAACTTTAATGGGATTatgttccatatatatatatatatctatccatatattttattcacaatcaaaatatcatgtTCAGTTTTTTAGGATGGACTCCATCTATGTCAAATTCGAATTTAAGGAGCTATTTAACACATTCCTTCCTTGTACTCTCAGGTAGCTGACAGAATGATGATTTCTTCGTTGTTTTTCAGGTTAGAGTCTCTGCTGTGCTCACTAATGCACCTTATATATTAAACTTGGACTGCGATCACTACATCAATAACAGCAAAGCTCTCAGGGAGGCTATGTGTTTCATGATGGATCCACTGTTGGCAAAGAAAGTGTGCTATGTCCAGTTCCCACAGAGGTTTGATGGCATTGACAAGAATGACCGATATGCCAACCGAAACACCATATTCTTCGATGCAAGTGTCTTTCATATAGACTTTGAAATTGCattattttctagaaaatatacCATAATTGTTGTGATTATTTCTTCAATTCCAGATTAACATGAAGGGTTTGGATGGCATTCAAGGTCCCATATATGTAGGGACAGGATGTGTGTTCAATCGGCAGGCACTCTATGGTTATGATGCTCCTAAGACAAAGAAACCACACAAATGCTTGCCAAAGAAGTGGCGTTGTGGAAGCTGTTTTCCAGAAATGAAGAACGGGAAGAAGCCCAACAAATCTGAGTCCCAGATGAAGAATAAGGATATGAGGGATCAGGTTGATGCAGAGTTAACAGCATCACCATTAATGGACTGTGACGACAGAATTGCTGGAAAAGGTTCTCTTTAAGCCTATTGTTGTGGCATGAACGCacaaaatttaagagagaaaagaacacaaaaatttaacaCAGTTAGGTCTTAAGAGACCTATAGTGAGAAAGATCTATTCAATGTAGTTTTTGCAAGAACAAAGTTGGAAACTCTCCTAATTCTCGTAACTTCAAATAACTAGTTAGTCATACTCTTAAGAATTTTGATTATCGAGTTGTGACATACATTCTAGACACAAACTCTAATTGGTTACATCATTTCTCATGTTATTAGGTTGTGACCATTGACCAATCAACAATATCATACTGAGTGAAGACTTTTTTacaggcaacaactctaataaGATTTAAGTTTTCTTTACCTATTGATATCACTTATTCACAATCAATTAGTTAGATTTTATACATAAAACTCCATGGATTTGATGAGTTATCTAAGAATTGAATGATGATTAATTAATCTCTACGTCTAACATGAGAAACTTTCTATGCAAGAACAGAAGGTGATCAAAGTTTGGCTCTAACGCCGCAACACAAGTTACAGAAGAAATTTGGTCAATCTCCAATATTCGTGGCATCGACATTGCTCGAGAATGGCGTCTCAGTCGAAGGTGCAAGCACTGCAGCGCTACTTCAAGAGGCCATCCATGTGATCAGCTGTTGCTACGAAGATAAAACAGAATGGGGAAAGGAGGTAAACTCACCAGACACAGCCGCTTAGCGTCTTCTCTATCAAATTAGGGTTTGCGAAACCGTTTTTCTCCATTGCAGGTTGGCTGGATCTATGGTTCAGTCACAGAAGACATCTTGACAGGTTTTAAAATGCATTGTCGTGGATGGCGATCGATCTATTGCATCCCGGCGAAGCCCGCATTCAAGGGATCTGCACCGATCAATCTCTCCGATCGTCTTCACCAGGTGCTCCGATGGGCGCTGGGTTCCATCGAGATCTTCCTGAGCAGGCACTGCCCTCTCTGGTATGGATATGGAGGTGGCCTGAAATGGCTGGAGCGTCTCTCTTACATCAACGCCACGATATATCCATTGACCTCCATTCCTCTCCTTGCATATTGCACTTTGCCCGCTCTGTGCTTGCTCACAGGCAAATTCATCATTCCAGAGGTACCATCCATTACCATACGCTCACACTACTGAACTTAATTTCGTTTGGTACATAACTTTCCAAATCCAAAATCAGAATGGAGGCTGAGGCTTTTTGATAAAATCTAGCTCCACTGGGATAGCACATATAAAACCTAATTCGTTGAAATTGTCTTTCACAATATGAGCTAGGTGATTGTGATTATATATATCGACAGTGCGTCAAAATTGGATAACTAAAATTCAGAACATTGACTGTTTATTCATAAACGTGAACATTAAGAAAGCTATCAATTTTTGACGACATTAAAGAGAATATTTCATGGTGCAATTGTGAGATGGTAAATGCAAGTCCTTTAATATCAAACCATGTTACGATTTCTATACGCTTCTTTCTCTTGATTCTGCGTATAATGTGCAAGATCGGATTCTAACATGCTTCAATCTGCAATTTGCTCCTTATATTCTGCAATCGCAGCTTAATAACGTTGGGGGCTTGTGGTTTTTATCGCTTTTCATATCTATCTTCGCGACGAGCATCTTGGAGATGAGATGGAGCGGAGTCGGCATCGATGAATGGTGGAGAAACGAACAGTTCTGGGTGATCGCCGGCGTTTCAGCTCATCTGTTCGCTCTTTTCCAAGGACTCCTGAAGTTGTTTGCCGGAGTTGACACAAACTTCACGGTGACATCGAAGAAAGGCAACGGCGACGGCGACGAGTTCCCGGAGCTATACGAAATGAAGTGGACGACGTTGCTGATTCCTCCGACGACGCTGTTGATAATAAATCTGGTCGGAGTGCTAGTTGGCATCTCCGGGGCAATGAACGACGGGTACAGGTCATGGGGCCCGTTCTTCGGGAAGCTCTTGTTTGCCTTATGGGTGATACTGCATCTGTACCCGTTCTTGAAAGGGTTGATGGGTCGGCAGAATAGGACCCCCACCATTGTTGTTGTCTGGTCGATCTTGCTTGCGTCCATATTTTCCTTGTTGTGGGTTCGGGTCGACCCATTTTTGGCAAAGTCGGATGACCCGTTTCTGGAGGAATGTGGACTGGAGTGTGACTAGGCGGTAgatacttctctctctctctctctctctctctgcaaaaAAAGATTAGAGCCTAACAAGAGCTCACTGTTTTGGGAAGAGGCTTAATTATGTGGTTAAAAgagattaattcttgtattATTGCCTATTAAACTGGGTTGTTATTAACATTTGTGGATGAATCATATACTTGATTGTATTCTTGgtctaaattaaatattattgtgtAAACGTTATATTGTTGATATGTTGTAagttttaaacatattttttgcaTCATATAATttgacataaataaaattattatttgagttGATACTGATTCACAAATCTCAcacaaaataagaaagaatataaaagtatatatgaatttatcccaaaaaaatttgaaatctaGTAGTTAAGAAGACTGATATAATCCTTTGGTATCAAGCCAATTCTTGTGGGCAAACTATGATAAGTCTTCAGACTTTGAGACTTGATTATTATGCCAAGGCTTAAGGGTGCAATAATTATTTGCTCAACAATTTGGTTTCAAGCCCAATGGGATTAAGACATTCTTAAGTTGAAAACCCTGCTGGATAAAGAAGGAAGCACCATAGGCAAAATAGAACCACAACAAAAAAAAGTACACTATAATTTGATTGCGCAAATACCTTTATGTGAAGAGAACATTACTTTGCTATTAACTATGATCTCACCAGAGGCGCCATGCATCTGTGATGCAAAGAATCCCACAGGACAAAAAAATCAACTAAATCCTGAATTAGGATTGAATTCCATGTAGAGATTCACAAAGACAAATCACCAAAAAATTAGGCCATCGTATGCAATTTGACTTCAGCCTTGCATTTTGTTCTCAAATTCACTTCTTTGGTAATGGCTACGTACTTGGACAAGCAGATGCTGCCAATTCTGCCAACTGCTTCCCGCCGAGATAGGACACAAGTTCCATAGAGATACACTGTTTTGGTAGATTAGCAAACTCTTCTTCCTCGAAACCGTAAACTGGCGGGATTTTTCTCGCTTCAGCCTCTGCGGCTTCTGCCTCAGCAAGAAGAATGTCAGCTTCTTCAAGATCGCCTAATTCCAGAGCAGCCGATCTTTCAGCTTTAGCAGCACCAGCAATTAGGAGTAGTCTTTGGAATCTAGCCATTGCCAACTCTCTTTCCATTGTCAAAATCTGTCCTTCAGTTTCTTGCAATCTGTTAACGGTGTTGGAGATCTCTTCCTCAAGCTTGCGCAACTCAAGGACATCTGCTGCAATTTTTGTCTGTAAACCTTCTTTTTCAACTGTCAATGTCTTGGATTCAGTTGCTATCCGTGCTGCTTCCTTGAAATTTCTTGCAGCAGCAGCAACTTTCTTTTCTGCTTCCAACTCTGGGACTCTTTTGTCTATAAAGGCAACTCTTTGCTTTAAAGATTCAGATTCCTGCTGGAAACTTGATTTTGTTGAAGATAGctcctgagagagagagagagttgaatgATCAGCATGTCATACAATTGGtgtgcaaaagaaaaaaataataaaccacCTTCACCGGCTGGAATTCATATAAGGATATATTACTAATTAAGCACCAAAAGTTGTGAATTTGATCCCGCTTGGGCCTTTGGCACGGTGggattatattattataacttCTTTTCGGTCCTACCATATGGGTTTGGAGATTACCCCACTTCTTGTTTTGCCGGGATACCCCACTTTTATTTACACGTACTACAGTTGAAATGCAATACAACACAGTTGAAGTATCATGATAGAAACAACTTGAGAACAAAACACTAGAGAAAAGAATTTTAAATACTTtctattttaatgataaaataatatcactATCTTTTACATAACTTCACAACCAAATTATACAATAAATACTTGTTGCATTTTTTAAACTATAATCTAATTATTGAGATATAACTAgaacatatttataataataacaatgaaagaaaataaatatatgggtTTGTAACTATCAGTCCGTTTCAATTTCAGTCAATGACAAACATAACAAACTACTAGTTATAGACAGCTATATGATGACAGTATGATTATGTAAAGTCAGCCACAGCCACCTAGCCATAATGATTTTAACACAGGTGGTATCATACATCCCAAGACCATGCCTTTGTAACATCCATGGGCACCTAAAATGGTCCTTGCACTCGCTTCCAAGGTCAGAtatagctcacttgacactccATTTATCTCAATCTCTTCCAGTGGACCAACTTCTTATTCCAACTTTGATCACACAGGCACTTTTGCAAGTTTGTTTTCCTTCCTCTCCTTGGATCACAGATTTAGCTGCTACTAACCATACGAGATATTAAGATAATAAACAGTGCAATCAAATATTTCTAGTGTGTGCCAAGTTCTTATCTAGGGGGGTCCATTTGCAAATGT from Diospyros lotus cultivar Yz01 chromosome 8, ASM1463336v1, whole genome shotgun sequence carries:
- the LOC127807929 gene encoding probable cellulose synthase A catalytic subunit 3 [UDP-forming], translating into MEARAGLVAGSHHRDELIVIRCHVDSALSSLEQLSGRTCRICSDEVGLTVEGELFVACNECAFPICKTCYEYERREGSQVCPQCKTRFKRLKGCARVDGDEEEDDIDDVENELNFEGAMRHRGGQERSLLESHLAPQVSLLTDGHMADDDIPQDQLALVPSLAEAGDGSKRIHPLPLPYPSLAVQPRPLDPSKDLAAYGYGSIAWKERMKNWKRRQEKLQITNDKDPGSDNEDGMNLPLTDARQPLSRKLPVPSSQINPYRVIIIIRLLVLGFFFHYRVTHPVKDAYALWLISVVCELWFALSWILDQFPKWLPIDRETYLDRLSLRYEKAGKPSQLSAIDIFVSTVDPLKEPPLVTANTVLSILAVDYPVEKVSCYVSDDGAAMLTFEALSETSEFAKRWVPFCKKFNTEPRAPEWYFGQKINYLKDKVSPSFVKERRAMKREYELFKVRINALVARARKVPERGWTMQDGTPWAGNNVRDHPGMIQVFLGQDEGYDIHGNELPHLVYVSREKIPGFNHHKKAGAMNSLVRVSAVLTNAPYILNLDCDHYINNSKALREAMCFMMDPLLAKKVCYVQFPQRFDGIDKNDRYANRNTIFFDINMKGLDGIQGPIYVGTGCVFNRQALYGYDAPKTKKPHKCLPKKWRCGSCFPEMKNGKKPNKSESQMKNKDMRDQVDAELTASPLMDCDDRIAGKGDQSLALTPQHKLQKKFGQSPIFVASTLLENGVSVEGASTAALLQEAIHVISCCYEDKTEWGKEVGWIYGSVTEDILTGFKMHCRGWRSIYCIPAKPAFKGSAPINLSDRLHQVLRWALGSIEIFLSRHCPLWYGYGGGLKWLERLSYINATIYPLTSIPLLAYCTLPALCLLTGKFIIPELNNVGGLWFLSLFISIFATSILEMRWSGVGIDEWWRNEQFWVIAGVSAHLFALFQGLLKLFAGVDTNFTVTSKKGNGDGDEFPELYEMKWTTLLIPPTTLLIINLVGVLVGISGAMNDGYRSWGPFFGKLLFALWVILHLYPFLKGLMGRQNRTPTIVVVWSILLASIFSLLWVRVDPFLAKSDDPFLEECGLECD